TTACCGCTCTGATGTTCCTGTTTTTTAAAGATAAGAGTGTTGTGACAAACAATATTGAATCTAAATAAAATGCGGGTGTCCTCTTAATTCAAAAAAAATATTTTTTAGTTTTTCAAAATTCTTATTTTAACCTCTGTTCTAAATCCCCCACAACTTTTTTATAATATTTTAAGAAAGGAATTAAAAATGAAAAAGTTCTTTTTCGCATCCTGTTTTCTTTTTCTTTCATTCGGTCTCTACGCCCAGGATCAGGCAGAAGCAATGAAAGCCTGGGTTGAATATATGACTCCCGGCCCCATGCATCAGATGATGGCAAAAATGGCGGGGAGCTGGAAGACAGTTACAACATTTACAGATCCTTCAACCGGAACTGAAACAAAATCCGAAGGCGAAGCATCTTTCGAATTGATATTCGAAGGAAGATATATGAAGTCGGTTCATAAAGGGGAGATGGGTGGAATGCCATTCGAGGGCCTCGGTATCGACGCATACGATAACGGCACAAAGGAATTCTTAAGTGTCTGGATCGATAATATGGGAACCGGAATTATTATGATGAAAGGAAAGTACAACGAAAAAACCAACTCGCTTGAGTTTACCGGCGAGGGATACGATCCGGCGGCCGGAAAACCGACGAAATACCGTTCTGTTTCCAAATGGATTAATGATAATAAAACTGTCTTCGATATGTTCGGTGAAATGGGGGGACAGGAAGTAAAAATGTTCACCATGGAGTATATCAGGAAGTAATATTGAATCTGAGCCCGGAAATTAATCGGCTCCGGGCTCTTTTATTTTTCAATAACCGCGTTTAAGTTCTTTTTTCAAGACAATTTAAAACACCCCATCAAAATCGAACCGTTTGTTTTGGAAGCCCGACCCACGTTCAATATATTTGGCCATGAAAAATAATCACCTTTAGTTTAAGACAATTCGAAAAATCCTTTTTAGAATTTTTGAATTCATTTTGGAAATAACTGTTAAAATCGATACTTAAAAATCATTCGGAGAAAATATGATTACCAAAGACTACATTGAACTGGAAGATAAGTATGGAGCGCACAACTATCATCCGCTTCCGGTCGTTCTTGCAAAAGGGGAGGGTGTTTTCCTGTGGGATGTTGAAGGAAAAAGATACTACGATTTTCTTTCAGCTTATTCTGCGGTTAACCAGGGGCACTGCCATCCCAGAATTATCAACACAATGATTGAACAGGCAAAAACTTTAACTTTAACATCGCGCGCATTCTACAACAACTGTCTTGGCCCGTACGAAAAGTATATTACGGAATATTTCGGATACGATAAAGTACTGCCGATGAACTCGGGCGCCGAAGCAGACGAAACCGCTATTAAACTCTGCAGACGCTGGGCTTACGACAAAAAAGGGATTCCCGAAAACGAAGCAAAAATTATTGTATGCCTCGGAAATTTCCACGGCAGGACTATTACTGTTATTTCTATGTCGAACGATCCCGACTCCTACCGAGGTTTTGGACCTTACACACCCGGATTCATAAAAATACCGTATAACGATCTTGCAGAACTTGAGAAAGCTCTTCAGGATCCGAACGTTGCCGGATTTTTGGTTGAACCGATCCAGGGCGAGGCCGGTGTTGTTGTGCCCGACGAAGGGTATCTTGCAAAAGCATATAAGATGTGTAAAGAGAAGAACGTTCTCTTTATTGCCGATGAAGTTCAAACCGGATTGTGCCGCACAGGAAAACTTCTTGCCTGCGAACATGAAAAAGTTAGACCGGATATTGTAATTCTAGGGAAGGCACTGAGCGGCGGTACTATGCCTATAAGCGCTGTGCTTGCCGACGATGATATAATGCTCGTAATAAAACCGGGTGAACACGGATCTACATTCGGCGGTAATCCGCTCGCTTCTAAAGTTGCCGTGGCTGCTCTCGAAGTGCTTAAAGAGGAAAAACTGGATGAGAATGCTGAAAGACTCGGTAAAGTTTTTAGAGACGAGATTACTAAGATTAATTCCGATATGATCGAGCTCGTACGCGGAAAAGGATTACTTAATGCGATAGTAATTAAACCGAAAAACGGTAAAGAGGCGTGGGATGTTTGTTTGAAGATGAAGGAAAACGGATTGCTGGCAAAACCGACGCATCAGCATATCATCCGCTTTGCGCCTCCGCTCGTAATAAATGAAGAGCAGATTAAGGAAGCTGTTAAAATTATTGAGAAATCGATAAAAGAGATTGAAGCTGCGTAGATGATTGAAGTTTCCCCCTTTAAAAGGGGGAAACTGATTTATTAATTCTTTCTAATCGAAGTGCGCGTTTATAAACGGAAGGATTTTTGCGATACCCTTATTATTCTTTGCGATGTTTATAAGCCCGATCTGAACCCCGTGCAATTCTTCCGCAACATTGAATAAACCGATTACAAGCCCGCGCTGCTCGTTTCCTATCCTGTGATAAACCGCGGTCGAGAATCCTGTGAAGTCTTCTACATCCACCCATCCGCTAACATTTAATCCGGTAAATTTAGGAGCTTCAATTTTATATCCGGCCAAAGTAACTCCTTTAATTTCGCTTTCACTTACAATTGCAAGCAGTGCCTGATTCAAACCGATTATTTCACCCTCGCTTACAACCGCGAGTCCGGCCATATTAATTCCTTTTAAATTTTCTTTACCTACTACAGCCAGTCCGCCGAAATTAATTCCGGCCATTCTTCCTTCAGAAACGGCTGCGAGTCCGCCGATATTAATTCCCAGCAAATTCCCTTTGGCAACAACAGCAAGCCCTCCGAAATTAAAACCGTACTGGTTGCCTTCGGATACGGTGGCCAATCCTCCAATGTTTATACCGCGCAGATTATTTTCTGCCACAACACCGAGACCGCCGATGTTGATGCCGTCCAGATTCCCTTCCGAAATTGCTGCGAGTCCGCCGATATTGATTCCCTGAAGTTTATCGATCCCCATTACCGCGGCAATACCGACCGAGATTCCTTTTAATTCATACGCGAACGGTGCAAGGCCGATTGAAATACCGTTTATCTTCGAACCGTGGTTCGGACCCGGTTTCCAGAAAGTAATATTAATTCCGTTGATCTGTTCAACCCCGCAATCGGAAAAATTGATTCTTAATCCATTCCACACCGGCGAATTACCGAAACTGATTCCGCTGTTTTTTATTCCTAAATCGAAGCTGTTATGCGAACATTCGGCTGCTGTTGTGTCCTCTTCATCAATAATATCGATCTGTGCAAATAATGAGGGAGTAATAAATAAAAGCCATATTATCAGTAAGATTTTTTTCATTGTTAACCCTGAAGTTTTTTTTATCCGGAGATTTAGACTTTCTCAAACGGATTAAAGTTACATAACCCGCAGTAATTTTTAATACAGTTTTTTATTTCTTTTTAAGGAATCCGTACTTCTTAAGATGTTTATATGCAAGGTAAGCGGTAGCCCCCACTGAGACAGAGCCGAGAATCGATTTAATAAACCGCATGTTTTGCGACTCGGCATACTTCGTGTAAAGAGGATTTAAAATGTTTGATTGTAAGTTCGTGTTATCGGAGGTCTGATTGGCAAAACCGGTTAGCTGAAGCCGTGTTCTTATCCAGATGGTGGTTGAGTCTTCTTTCATTGCAGAGAGTAGAAAGAAACGGTCGGGATTACCGGGAAAATAGAGATCGTTAAACCCGTACTCAAATATTTCGACAGGGATCTCGAGACGTAAACCTTTCAATCTTTCCGATTGAGCTGATGAAAATGATGTGAGAAGGACCAGAAAAAAAATAATTTTTCTAAAATTTAAAATCTTCATCTTCATCATCCTCTTCAAACAGGTCGTCGTCAAAGTCTATTTCCTCGTCGGAGATCTCATCGGGTTCTTTATCGGGATCGAGGTCGTCGCTCTCTTTTTCGGATTCGTTTCCGGCGGCATAAACCGGTTCTTCGGGAGTAAAGAACGGATCTCTTGCAACATAATTCTCATCCATCTGATCCATAACTCTCCCGAGGATCTCGTCGCTGAGGTCGCTTTTCATCTCTTTTATATCAATCTTCTTATCCTCGTCGAATTTTTCATCTCCGGCGGGAGTTTCTTTCCACATTTCGGTAAGAGTTTTTTTATCGACTTTGGTCAGAAATGTATCGATCTCTTTTTCGATTATCTTCAGGTGTTTTTGATCCCATTCGCCTTCATCGGCGAGCTGACTTTTCATGAAATCCCAGAATGAACCTGTCTTCTTTCCCGGTTGGGGAAGTTTTTTAAGAGTCGTGATGATTTCCGAAACAGTCTTTTTCATTGTGTATTGCATGATTGTCTCCTGATATGAAATATTCTCGTAAATAAATTAGTAAATTCTTTCGAAAGTCAATATATATAAAAAAATGTTGAATCAAATTGATTTGTAGAAACAGGAATTAAAAAATAATTATTCTTATTTTCGGTCGGGTAAATGTTAATGCCCCCGTAGCTCAGTGGATAGAGCAGTGGCCTCCGGAGCCATGCGCACAGGTTCGACTCCTGTCGGGGGTACAAATTTAATTCGGATTGCTTTACATTCCTTGATTAACCTTTCACTTAATAATTTGGGGGAGCGATGAGACCACTCAGATTTTTATCAATTCTCTTTTTCATTCTTACAATTTCAATTCCGGCTCAGGTCGAAGATAAATCATTGCTTAATCTCGACCGGATATTTAAGAACTATGAATTTTTCGGCGAACGTTTCGGACCCGCACGCTGGATCGATCAGGGGAAATTTTATACAACAATTGAAGCGTCCAAGGACACTCCGGGCGGAAGGGATATTGTTAAATACGAAACTCTGTCCGGAAACAGGGAGGTTATGGTCCCGGCAAGACTGTTAATCCCGGCCGGGAATGAGAAGCCTGTCCCGATAAACGATTATATCTGGTCTTCAGATAAAAAACTCCTTATGATCTTTACCAACACTGTACGTGTCTGGCGTTACAATACAAAGGGTGATTACTGGGTTCTTAATCTCGAAACAGAAGAGTTTAGAAAGCTTGGGGGCGATGCAAATCCTTCTACTTTGATGTTTGCAAAATTTTCGCCCGACAATAAAAAAGTTGCTTATGTAAGAGAGCATAACATCTATGTAGAAAATCTTTCCGACGGAAAAATTACTCAGCTTACGTTCGACGGATCCGAGACTACAATTAACGGTACATTCGATTGGGTCTACGAGGAGGAATTCGACTGCCGCGACGGATTCCGCTGGAGTCCGGACAGCAAAAAGATCTCTTACTGGCAGCTCGATGCTTCCGGTATCGGCGTTTTCTATATGATCAATAACACGGACTCTCTCTATTCGCGCATTATTCCGGTTCAATATCCTAAAGTGGGTACGCAGAACTCCGCATGCAAAATAGGCGTAATAGAAGCTGCCGGCGGAAAGACAGTATGGATGAATGTTACCGGCGATCCGCGCAACAACTATATTCCGCGTATGGGATGGCACGACTCATCACAGGAGATCTGGTTCCAGTATTTTAACCGTGCGCAAACCCGGCTGGAGGTTTATCTCGGAAATGCTGAAAACGGAGAGATAAAACAGATATTGAAAGAGGAGGATAAATTTTGGATTGATGTGGTTGACGATATGCGCTGGCTGAACAAAGGAAAGGAATTTACATGGATTAGCGAGAGGAACGGATGGCGCCATATCTATCTTGTATCTAAAGACGGCAAGCAGATTAAAGATATTACGCCGGGTGAGTTCGATGTAATTGATATTCAGAATATTGATGAGAATAACGGATGGATCTATTACCGTTCATCCCCTTCAAACGCAACTCAACGCTACCTATACAGAGTTTCGCTCGACGGCAAAGGGAAAATGGAACGCCTTACATCGGAGGAATTTAAAGGTGTAAATTCATATCAGTTATCGGACGGCGCGAATTATGCCATTCACACCTATTCAAATTTTAATACTCCCGCTACAATTAACCTGGTTAAACTTCCGTCGCATAAAGTAGTCAGAACGCTTGTAGAGAATAAATCATATAAAGAAAAGATAACCGCATTAAAAAGAATGCCATCTGAATTTTTCAGTGTTGATATAGGAAATAATGTTCAGCTTGACGGCTGGATGATAAAACCGCCCGATTTCGATCCGTCGAAAAAATATCCGGTTCTCTACTATCTTTACGGTGGACCCGCAGCGCAGACTGTACTGGATCAGTTTTTCGGCACTCAATACCTGTGGTATCTAATGCTTGCTCAGCAGGGTTATATTGTTATGAGCATTGATAACAGAGGAACTCCCGCACCGAAAGGAAAGGAATTTAGAAAGTCTATTTACAAAAATTACGGTACAGTGTCGGCTTCGGATCAGGCCGATGCGATGAAAGCCATAATTAAGAAATACGAGTTTGTCGACCCTCTCAGAATTGCTGTCTGGGGATGGAGCGGGGGCGGCGTGTCCACTCTGAATCTTCTTTTCAGGTACCCGGACCTCTTCCAGACGGGATTAGCTGTCGCGGCCGTCAGCCATGAAAAACTTTACGATACAATCTATTCGGAAAGGTACATGGGACTTATAACCGAAAATGAAGAAGGATATAAGCAGAGCGCTCCTATTACATTTGCGCATCAGCTTAAAGGAAATCTTCTGATGGTTCACGGCACCGGCGACGATAATGTTCATTACCAGAATATGGAATTACTTATAAATGAACTGGTTAAACACAATAAACATTTCACTATGATGGCTTATCCGAACCGCTCTCACGGAATTTATGAAGGAGAAGGGACAACTGTTCACTTATATACTTTACTGACAAAGTATTTGAACGACAATACTCCTGCCGGAGGTAAATAATTTCTTTGCGCTCTTTGCGTTTGCTGCGGAGTTAAGGCCCGGTAATCACGACCGGGTCTATCTGAAAGCCAGCGCAAAGAGCGGACTATTCAGCGGAGATTCACATGAAATTTCTCTTTTCATTCCTTTTACTTTTCACACCGGTTCTTTTTTCACAGACAAAAATT
This Melioribacteraceae bacterium DNA region includes the following protein-coding sequences:
- a CDS encoding DUF1579 domain-containing protein → MKKFFFASCFLFLSFGLYAQDQAEAMKAWVEYMTPGPMHQMMAKMAGSWKTVTTFTDPSTGTETKSEGEASFELIFEGRYMKSVHKGEMGGMPFEGLGIDAYDNGTKEFLSVWIDNMGTGIIMMKGKYNEKTNSLEFTGEGYDPAAGKPTKYRSVSKWINDNKTVFDMFGEMGGQEVKMFTMEYIRK
- the rocD gene encoding ornithine--oxo-acid transaminase — encoded protein: MITKDYIELEDKYGAHNYHPLPVVLAKGEGVFLWDVEGKRYYDFLSAYSAVNQGHCHPRIINTMIEQAKTLTLTSRAFYNNCLGPYEKYITEYFGYDKVLPMNSGAEADETAIKLCRRWAYDKKGIPENEAKIIVCLGNFHGRTITVISMSNDPDSYRGFGPYTPGFIKIPYNDLAELEKALQDPNVAGFLVEPIQGEAGVVVPDEGYLAKAYKMCKEKNVLFIADEVQTGLCRTGKLLACEHEKVRPDIVILGKALSGGTMPISAVLADDDIMLVIKPGEHGSTFGGNPLASKVAVAALEVLKEEKLDENAERLGKVFRDEITKINSDMIELVRGKGLLNAIVIKPKNGKEAWDVCLKMKENGLLAKPTHQHIIRFAPPLVINEEQIKEAVKIIEKSIKEIEAA
- a CDS encoding S9 family peptidase, whose product is MRPLRFLSILFFILTISIPAQVEDKSLLNLDRIFKNYEFFGERFGPARWIDQGKFYTTIEASKDTPGGRDIVKYETLSGNREVMVPARLLIPAGNEKPVPINDYIWSSDKKLLMIFTNTVRVWRYNTKGDYWVLNLETEEFRKLGGDANPSTLMFAKFSPDNKKVAYVREHNIYVENLSDGKITQLTFDGSETTINGTFDWVYEEEFDCRDGFRWSPDSKKISYWQLDASGIGVFYMINNTDSLYSRIIPVQYPKVGTQNSACKIGVIEAAGGKTVWMNVTGDPRNNYIPRMGWHDSSQEIWFQYFNRAQTRLEVYLGNAENGEIKQILKEEDKFWIDVVDDMRWLNKGKEFTWISERNGWRHIYLVSKDGKQIKDITPGEFDVIDIQNIDENNGWIYYRSSPSNATQRYLYRVSLDGKGKMERLTSEEFKGVNSYQLSDGANYAIHTYSNFNTPATINLVKLPSHKVVRTLVENKSYKEKITALKRMPSEFFSVDIGNNVQLDGWMIKPPDFDPSKKYPVLYYLYGGPAAQTVLDQFFGTQYLWYLMLAQQGYIVMSIDNRGTPAPKGKEFRKSIYKNYGTVSASDQADAMKAIIKKYEFVDPLRIAVWGWSGGGVSTLNLLFRYPDLFQTGLAVAAVSHEKLYDTIYSERYMGLITENEEGYKQSAPITFAHQLKGNLLMVHGTGDDNVHYQNMELLINELVKHNKHFTMMAYPNRSHGIYEGEGTTVHLYTLLTKYLNDNTPAGGK